A segment of the Labrus mixtus chromosome 15, fLabMix1.1, whole genome shotgun sequence genome:
GATTTTTGTGTCTATTGTGGTATTGCATCTTGAGGTTTTTATGTCCTTCATTTGATGTAGATCTATTTATATGTCCTGTAAAACACTCTGAAAGGATTTATGTTTGATATTATCTGGGCCTTATCATTCATAAACCTGCCTTTGCTTAAACTGCATGAAATCCAAGACTCTAGTcctgttttaaatatataatcaaATAACGTAAATGTCAATATTTTGTtcaaaagtttaatatttatttcaccGCAgcccatttaaaatgtaattacaataaaataaaggtaTTTATAATAGATGTAACCGGTAAAATAGGCTGTTTCATTTGGAGATTCCTCTATGCTGTGCAGATACAAAGGTATGTGTACGTGACAGTTTGACAGCAGGCAGCGGTGCTCATGACAGTTTGGGGATCATTCCGCGGACAAGTATCGGTTCATAGTGACTTTATGTCTGCCAGGGTAGACTTTGCGAGAGTTCAAATGTGCTAAACTCCACAAAGCAAAGGTTTTACGCGaatgaacagaaataaaaatgagagCGTTAAGACGGCTACAAAgcgtaaaaaatgttgtttagtggtgacagagagcgGAGATGTAGGCCGGGCTGCCTGCTAGGACGAGGCCTTTCTCCTCTCAGAAACTGGCACAGTGACAAAACACCAAGCACACAAAGGCCAAAGGGGGTTATACTCTGAATATTATAGTTAAAAAGAGGACTTTACGCACACTTGGCCGCCATTGGAGCAGCCGAAAACAACTACACGCAATAATAATCGGTTTAAAAGCTTGACTGTTCGCTCATTCACACctagctggattttttttttctccgcggatgaaaaagaagaaacgaCGTAAAGCCTGCTGACATCCGCGGAACAACAGCCGACATAACCGCTTCATCCCTCCCCCGGCCCTGCCCGGTGATAAATCCACCGAGAGGCCCGCAGAACAAACTCCAGAAAATACCGACAAATAAGTCAGCTTCATGCTCTTTGTCACGGAGACATAAAGCCTTACCTTCCGCTCAGACTActgccctcccctccccctccgaTCCGACATCTCCGGGGCTGAAAAGATTCACTTTGTaccccctctcttcttctgctgcagcgGCTTCAACCCGAAGCGCACACACGACCGGAACCGGCTCAGAAGTGGACTGAAGGAGTGTGACAAGCAGCTTAAGAGTGAGAGCCCAACACCCCCCTGGAGTCTGATCAGCACCCCGGACAGAGCCTGCCGAATccttcagcaccatggacagaagCCCCACTGCACCGCCTCCTGCAGGACAGCGGAGGAGCTGCAGCCGGCCGGGGTAGCTGGATACCCCCACGCCAGAGAGGCTGGACAACGAtgtcaatatttaaaaagcCACAAAGCAGCTGGAGGACGAcggggatggaggaggatgtCACCAAACACGCTCCTAATAACTCCCAGTAACTTAAAACCAGCTGATTATTGTTGGCCAAGTCGGCTGCTATTAGATTTTCAAATACCAGTAGCCTAAAAATACTAATAGTGAATTATAATTACAGAATACAATGAGAAGACGTTAGATAATTCATCCAAAATGTTGTTCTGTATAGTCTTTGTCATCTTAAGCCATAATTTacctcaaaaacaaactcaccgaccaatcacagtgcagtCCATCGATGCCTTCActatcagccaatcagagagcagagttTCCTTCATGTGATGTGAATCAGCGAATAGGAAACTGAGACTGATTTCCACACtaaaaaaaaggactaaaaATAGTGAAGAGGAAGGGAAGAGTGTCATCATTGgactttttaattatttatttataggcAGATATTAAGGGGCTTCtgtttaaatattgaaaaacaTCACTTTATAATTATGTTGTAGGAATATGTAGACAAAGAATATTATTTTCACATCTCATCTCTGCTGAACGACTTCTGAAACATCTCGTGTAACATCTTTGGAgttgtttatatcatgtttccATAATGGTAATTTAGCAGCTGTTTAATACAGAGTTCATGTTTGCTGtgatatatgtatatatatatatatatatattgtgcaTGATGGGTTTCTCAACTTAAAgatgcactatggagttttggtaaagaaatgtgaaagttggagaagtgtacagattctgttgtatatgttcataactctatacacaaactgtcctcagaggaataTGTGGTCCCTGtcacactgtttgaagataaaatgttaCACGAGAAGTTGTGTTggggggcccgcaacagtgaaaccgtaactctcctggtagctttttcaGCTCCAAACATTGTTCAAGGACCCATTTTTTCTATGAGtgaagtttgtgtatttagttcagaaaatatagcgtagaactgtttcacttctccaactttcaaatttcactcccaaatctacatagtgcacctttaagaaacgcAGTTTTCACAAGCCAATCTGAAGTTAATTTGAATATTTAGGCACCAAAGTGACCTGATGTACAATTGTTTACATTTGAGCATACAGATCGGCCTGTTCGACATGTAcgtatttaagtttaataacttttatataaatacaaatgatCGCTTGATACTGTCAGGTTTCAGAGACTTAGTGTTTAAAGTACTTAACATAACATGGCACgatattaaatgtaaataaaagtaaaaaatactcATATATGATTCGTTCATTTATACAGAACATGCAGGAATGATATTTAGTTTACGGCTCCAATTGTGTGCGACATGTTGTATTTCTGTCTTCCTTTTGCTTAGGCCTGCTGTAattataaatgtaatgtaatttattgtattttaatttttaactaATGCATTTTAGTTTGCCTGGGGCCGGGGGCTCAAAGCTGGAAAATAGCCACAAAGGCTAAAGCTGCTCATTTTACTGTATAGTTAACTAAAGGGGACTGTCCGCGAAACAATAAACagataaactaaactaaagcttTTAATAATATTTCAATATCAtctgttattttctgttgcTGTTATTATTTCTGTCCAGCAGGTGGCGCGTGTTCACCAGCACCAACAAACACTAAACCacaagtgaggaaaaaaaacgaagaagaagaagagcgacGAGGAACAAACCGTAAAAGAAGAGTAGGAGCGGACAAACCAAAGGTGTTACGTTATTGTTAACTTCTCAGGTatcaacatttttactttttcctcTTCGTCCACACCTCAAATTAGCTTCGTAGCTTTATAAAAACATCGACTGTCGTTAGTCTCCGTCATTCTCATCGCCAGACGTTGAACTAGTAAcgtctgtttctgctgctgtgatttattttagagataaaTTATTTTCAACCACCGAGAAACAGTCACATTAGCATTAACGTTTTTAGAAAACGTCTGTGTTTCGGAGGTTAACGTAATGTTACTTATTTGTCGGCGTTAACAAAGTTAGAGAACTTAAGTCAAAGTTTGTTACCGTGGCAACAACTGAGACGTCGGTGTGGTGTTACGCAGAGGAATGCATCCCTGCTAAGAGATGCACGCGCGAGCAGGACAATTCAAAACGTGGCAGACACTATTTCTACAAACATTTCCTCGACAGACACTTACAGCCAaacagtggcggttctagaccacttttactgagggggccaaactggggccagttgttttgtcagaggggaacattaaacccaggtgaaaaatagacaaagaggatcgctttaaaaaaatatattttaccaaATAacagcacacatcattaaataccacaacataaaataccatgatttatatttgtttcagtaacagtatttaatactagattgtaagtcaaatactgtgtatgtgttatgagggTGCTCTTCCTTTacgaggggtggccacaggggggaccaagctcagagttacaggggcactggcccctattggcccctgcctagaaccgcccatggagCCAAACACTGTTTGCAGAACATATTTTCACAGGTTAATGAAAAGGCACCTTCTATCGAGTCTACAGAACAATGAAGACACTTCACGTTTATTAAGTATAAACTTCACATAACTTTATCatccaggggcgtgtccagactttatTTTTAAGCGGGGCTGGCCCATCTGGGGCACTGACTGGAAAAAGGGAGGATGACTGGTTGCtcaaagacaaaatgtaaaagtatcTCAGAGTCTCttggaaaacagaaaatgaaaaatgaaacaaagaggaaggaaaTCTTAATTAAATACTCAcgccatttaaaataaacatttccatTCTCTCGCTGTAACATTttgttgcctgttttttttgtaatttgctTTTGTGCTTTTGAGAAAGGCTGtttgtacacacatcacataggTGGAGGCAAATTCTAAACAGCAGTaagtaagaaaaagaagatgtgCCTGCTCACTTGCTCAGTGTCACAAAAACTTAATTGAATCACAATGTTTTGACCTGAGGTCTTctccaggttttattttttatctgaagGAAACATTTTGATTCAGTAAAGTTTTTTGTGTGCAGGAATATCTTccactttttctccttttccttaTTTTCTACATATCCCAAATGTTGAATTGGTAACATAACAAATtataatttaatacattttgggGGCCCCTCTTAACTTAACTAAGCGGACCATTACAGCAGCATGGGAATCCAATGTTGCCATGAGAGTTGTGTTGATGTGTCAATGTTTCAAAGTGAtatggtttatttttgtgtacGATAACTTACGATCTTCAAACTaatattgtgatttattttgccTGTTTCACAAGTTAATGATCGTGTGTGATATATCACAGTGTAATTATCggtcctttgtgtgtgtgcagctgcaggATGGACATGTCCAGCAGGCTGGCTCTGTGGCAGCAGCTAGCAGAGAGCTGTGGTCTCAGTACAGTCCAGCAGGGTCTGCAGCAGGTctgggggctgctgctgctctgcctcgTCTGCAGGGTCTGCTTCAGATTCGGTGAGCTGCACAGAACgattcttgtctgtttgttgttttatcttaATGATACTTACGAACACAGTTCTGATGAGATGTAACTGTAATGCAAAGTGTTGTCCTGCTTGTGTATCTCAGTCAGTGGTTCCACAGTGAAGCACCTGGTGTCAGCGTTGTTTGGGGTGTACGCCCTCTTCCTGTTCTTCGAGCTGCACATGCTGTGGGTGCTGCTGCTCGCTGCGCTCTGTTACCTTGTTCTGCTGCTCAGCCGACACTCCAGCAGCAAAGGTGTCTTCCTCTCCGTTGTTATCCTCGTGTTCCTCCTTATCGGGTGAGCAAACACTACAGAATCATACTAACAAACAACAGAATTCCTAATGAGGTCGTTTACGTCTTGCATTTAAACTAGAGGTGGCAAATGACTGGTGGCTCACTGACTCAGAGGAAATTGTCTCTTTAGTGGCAGAGATGACTTTGAGAAATcccctttcatcattttcatgcAGGCTTCTGATACAACCTTTCAGAACAATAATTTTACCATAGCTTATTTAAATTGGTTTATGAATTTAATATCGGAAtttaacaactttattctcgtaaatttctattttttttctttaacttggCACTATTACTCTGTCGTAAAAAGTGGCATTTCAGAACTGCTGCAGTACTTCTATTGAAATTTGTGAAACCCTTTAgtttctgctgcaggatgatgtcatgtgtaattgtctttctttatttcagagaGTTGCATTTAATTGATGTGGTGACCTGGCATAAAATCAGAGGTACAagtttcattttgacattttttcctacaaacacagaaagagcaTCGTGTGTGATTGATTTAGAGCTGTCACAGAGTTAAATTACAGATGTTATCCAGCTGTGAAACGATAACACAGGAAATATTCTGCTCACTATAATGTGAAGAGCACATTACAACCTTCAGGCTGGATTTATAAACTGAGAAACTTTAACAATACACGGCATGATTCATCACAAAAATGATCGACTGAAATCACatctttgtaaaataaatattatttactgAACCAACCTTTGGTCTTGGGgagacagggccttctccattgcagctcccaccctctggaactctctccctaaaaacatcagagactcccccacattcacttcctacaagaaatccctaaaaactcatcttttcatcactgtctacaaccactgactctcatccttTTCCCTCGACACTACTTctatgttgtattgttctcttagtttttgctttgttttttgttgtttcctgtcaaagcgtctttgagtatttagaaaagcgctatataaatctaatttattattattattactggcTCAGTTGAAcgaacctgtgtgtgtgcgacaGGCTCTCAGATGGTGGTGGCTATGAAGGCCATCTCTCTGGCCTTCGACCTGGACAGAGGGACGGTGAACTCGTTGCCCTCCCCCGCTGAGTTTCTGGGCTACGTTCTCTTCGTGGGCTCTGTCGTGTTCGGCCCGTGGATCAGCTTCTCCAGCTATAAGAACGCCGCCGACGGCAGAAAACTGGTGATTAATTAACGGTTTCCTGCTTCCTCTGCGTGCATGTCGCTCCTTCCTGTTTGACGTTCTCAGTTTGTAATGatgttgtttctcctcctcagagCTGGTCCTGGATGCAGAGTTGCTCTTTCAGCTTCCTGAAGAGTCAGATCTGTCTGCTGGTCTCCACCTGCATCTCCCCCTATCTCTTCACTCTGTTCATCCCCATCGAaggaaacacattcacacagaagtAAGACTCctttttcattcaaatcatAGCACAACTGCATCCAAGACGACATGAATACAGCAGGTGTTCGGTAGGATCATGTCCCTGCTCCCTTTTAATGTGATCGTGTGTCTCTTTAACGGCCATGTGCTGTGTTTGATTAGCTCCAGGGATCTTAGTGGAAGTGAAACAAAAGctaacgtgtgtgtttgtgtggtgtgtCTCTCAGGTGGCTGCAGGCTTACGAGAATGCGGTGTCCTTCCACTTCAGTAACTACTTTGTGGGTCACCTGAGCGAAGGCACGAGCATGCTGGCTGGAGCCGGCTTCACCGAAGAGAAAGACAACATCAAATGGTGAGTTTCATCGGGggctctgctgctctgaggtgagagagtgtttagaaaacatgtttttatgcttATAATGGAAACAGTCACGGGAGCATGTTGCACTCACATGAGAAAATCCAaatctgttctgttttctgAATGACCGTGATAATTATCTCAGAATTACGAGTTATGAGGTGCTTGCATTTCTCAGCACAACTCAGTTGAACCACATGAGGATCCAGGATTTTCAGTGATACCCTTATTGTCTGTTGAGTCACTATGAGACCTGAATGCATCTCAGATCCAAAAATGTCTTAACAGCTCAACTGGATCCTGACCGATCAGAGCGGGGTTTGTGTCTGAACTGCAAAGATCTGAGTTGTCTGCATGTGCAAAGTGGACAAAGACACGAGTATCTGTCCATGTGTCGAACCCAAGCTAAAATAAAACGGTTAAACTCGACAGTCTGGGAATGTGTTTGCTCACAcagagtctgtgttttattgttcaggGATATGAGCGTTGTGAAGCCTCTCAGTGTAGAGATGCCTCGCTCCATGGTGCTGGTGGTGACGTCCTGGAACATCCCCATGTCCCGCTGGCTGAAAACCTGTAAGTCCAGGACAGGACTCcccctctgtttgttttaacacCCCGTGGTTACTAAACACTGAAGCACTAACACCATAATGAACAACATAAATCAGTAGCTGACGAGGTCCATGCTTTAAAAACACCAGTTTTAATTTTTCTGAacaagttattattttatttataaaaaagtgtATTCTGATGTATTTAATCGTATGTTTGCTTGTTCCCCAGACGTGTTTAAAAACGCCATGAAACTGGGAACTTTTCCTGCCATCCTGGTGACGTACACGGCCAGCGCCTTACTGCACGTTAGTAACACAACGCACCTTTTATGCAGAATCTTTCACAGTGATGgagtccatttaaaaaaaatttttttttaatttaaaaaagtataatgcaatcaagttattttaaagctttattttggggcttttttgtgacttcaatggagagataggacagtggacagagccagaaatcagggagagagagagagagtggggaatgacatgcgggaaaagagccacaggctggactcgaacccgggccgcccgcccggaagaccacagcccccacacatggggcgcgcgcactaaccaccgcgccaccagcgccccatagtGTAATCAAGTTAGGTCCTGTGTCCACCTGGCTTTTgtttccaggcagaaaagcactggcatgaagtgtttgtgtgctgagTGCTGCATGttcgtcctgtctccatgacaacagtcttttTTGATTGATCAGTAGACGGCAAAACTACgggaaatctaaaaaaaaaaattcaatttgaCTGCTGGGAGCGGCtgcacaaaaaaggcagagtgcttaaaaagaaaaggacagtGCGCTTTTTCTCTGGGCGGCCACCTACTTCTGTAAACGCTCTCTGTTAATTGAAAACTACtttaaaaagacgctggcgtcagaaaaaaaaaagcgctaggtggacacggggcctaaagacagttgttgttgttttttaagtccCTTTCGTTCCAGTTTTTCATGGACCAAGTGATGAAGGTTGTTTGTCATTGGTTGGCGACATGTGTCAACATGAACACGAGCACGTCTTTCTACTGGATcttaatttttctctttgttttcttcagggTCTGAGTTTCCACCTCGGAGCTGTTCTGCTCTCGTTGGGCTTCATCACATATGTTGAACACggtatgaattattttttttgctggtaAATCAGATTATACAGCTGTGCAATTTGAATCACTAGgcggagctgcatgtgtgaacgcaaggGCCGAATTTTTGCACTCGACTttatccggagtttctcctccagcctcctcataTTTATTCCGCagaaaagtcagagtgagctgatgtgagaacacagcaggatataatcagaaGAAGTGGGAgggctgtgaggtgcatgtgtgaacgaccACATCAAGAGGATTTTACTTCTGAAATCTCTTGAGGTTGTCAGTAGTCATATGAAAATAACTATTcaatcttttttgtttaaaagctttctttttaatctgcacaataataattatttttctgttcttgATCCTCAGTTCTGAGACAGAAGCTTGCATCCATCTTCAGCGCCTGTGTCCTGTCCCGACCCTGTGCCTCGGACTGCAGCCATCAGCACAAGAAGGTACACCTGCCGCTCTGCACACCTTTTTGAGACATCTAAACACAGAGGCATTCTGAAGGATGTTAACGTCCACCTGCACATACATTACAAACTTACAAAGAGTGTGATTGACCTAAGAACCGAGATATCTAGCAGAGCTGACTTCACATTTTGTTTGGATCAAAAAGCTCAAACTTGGTTAAAGGGTCGACAAAGTTTGAACTCTTGAATGTTTTTGCAgctgtttcactgtttgttttgtctgtaggGTTCCTGGGTGATGCTACTGAACCTGGTCTTCAGCCTCCTGGTCGTCTTCCACCTCACCTACCTGGGCTCCATGTTTGACCCTGGAGTTGATGAGCAAGAAGTAGAAGAGGTAAGTCCACCTCGAGGACCCATTTTCATACAGCATACACCGAATTGTCAACAAGGCATAGTGCATGACACTGAGGCTTCAGTTTTTAGACTTAACATgaagggggggtggggttaAGGTACTTGAAGGCTCTTGACTTGTTGCTCTGAGAGAGGAGAAGTTAGAGCAGCAGTCAGATAAGTGTCACATAaatctgatgtctcctctggaCTAAGGTGATGTTTGATACGTGCCCGCCTCGTTTGAGAGATTACATGCTCTGGAGTCTGTGTAACATGTAGCTCTGAGGTTCATCACTCATTTTACATCCCTGACTCATCCCTGTTTGTTGTCTGCACGTGTTGGATGGACTTCTTTGTCCTCACGCAGACTTAAACACTGTAGTATCTACGAGTCTATTTAGGGTCTTCTTCCTTCAGACCTCCATCagtcagacgagttcagggatTTATAATCTTTGAACGGTCTGTTCCAAAaagtctgaactgaactgaggaAAAAAACGTTCAAGTTTGCTACTCCTTTTACTTAGAACGAAGCACAAAAAGAGCTGAGacttcataaagagctgggtctttatcttttaaaggtgcaaagggactctgcagattgaatggagtcGTTGGGTTCTTATGAAGTCTGTCATAATGTGAACATGATTTAAATACATGCCTGGTTCTCTTTGCATTACAGGAAACTATTGAACCATTTAAAACATCCACTTTTATTTCAGTCTTCCAAAAGAGATCAATGCTCCGAACATTGACACACGTCATGTGTATCTGTCGTTTGCAGGGTTATGCAGCCGTCCACACCATCCAGAGGTGGTCTGAGCTGAACTGGGCCAGTCACTGGGTCGTGTTTGCCTGCTGGGTCTTCTACCGTTTGATCCAGTGACACTGTTGATACGTCCCAATACAGCTGGGTTTTGTCAGTAAGAAGCAGTAAGTTGTTATCTGACTGGAAAGAAGTACGAGGGATTTGCTAAAAAAGGAAAGAACCAGAGGACGGAGTGTGCTGCTTTGGAGGTGAAGGTGGACGTAATCAACACTCCCTCTCACACCTGTTTTTGGATGAACTCACCGACAGTATCGTGTACGAGCCCGGCATATCTTGGGACCATTTCAGGACATTTCATAAGAAAACTGCCGAAAAGAATCACTCCAACGATTCGACTGAATTGAATAAAATGATCGTAGGAAAGAGAGAATCCTGCATGTTAGACCTCATGAAGACCACAAAGGTAATGACTTACCTTTACCTGTATGCAGTGTGTTCAAGAGAGGaagtgttaaatgtgttttttctgatCTCAGCTGGAGTAAAACAGTGTTCATTTCCATCACATTTCGCTTTAACATATTAAGATGTCGGTACGTTAttatacagatttttaaatgttcaataacTCTAAATagtttaaaggtggagtcagtagctttttctgtttcttttaaacacaacattcaatctgggcccctcctcctcctaggCTCATCTCCCCCAGAACCTCTCActccctgcaggatgtagtgt
Coding sequences within it:
- the LOC132989184 gene encoding protein-serine O-palmitoleoyltransferase porcupine-like, whose product is MDMSSRLALWQQLAESCGLSTVQQGLQQVWGLLLLCLVCRVCFRFVSGSTVKHLVSALFGVYALFLFFELHMLWVLLLAALCYLVLLLSRHSSSKGVFLSVVILVFLLIGELHLIDVVTWHKIRGSQMVVAMKAISLAFDLDRGTVNSLPSPAEFLGYVLFVGSVVFGPWISFSSYKNAADGRKLSWSWMQSCSFSFLKSQICLLVSTCISPYLFTLFIPIEGNTFTQKWLQAYENAVSFHFSNYFVGHLSEGTSMLAGAGFTEEKDNIKWDMSVVKPLSVEMPRSMVLVVTSWNIPMSRWLKTYVFKNAMKLGTFPAILVTYTASALLHGLSFHLGAVLLSLGFITYVEHVLRQKLASIFSACVLSRPCASDCSHQHKKGSWVMLLNLVFSLLVVFHLTYLGSMFDPGVDEQEVEEGYAAVHTIQRWSELNWASHWVVFACWVFYRLIQ